Within Topomyia yanbarensis strain Yona2022 chromosome 2, ASM3024719v1, whole genome shotgun sequence, the genomic segment TACGCACACCAAGCAACGATGCAAGAGTTGACGGAAATACCTCGGTCAGCTGTTTGGTACTTGCCGCTCAATGTAGTTTTGAACCCTCGAAAGCCTGACAAGGTCCGCTTAGTATGGGATGCTGCAGCATCTGTCGAGGGAGTATCGTTGAATACGGAGTTGCTAAAGGGACCAGATCTACTGGTTTCTCTTTCGAGAGTGCTTTGCAGTTTTCGGGAACGGCCGGTAGCGTTCGGAGGAGACATTGCCGAAATGTACCACCAGATCAAAGTCAGACCTGAAGATAAATCTGCACAACGATTTCTGTTCCGTTCTAATCTGGATGAACCACCACAGGTATTTGTGATGGATGTGCTCACCTTCGGCTCGACATGCTCGCCTTGCTCAGCACAATTCGTAAAGAATGCAAATGCTGAGCAATTCTTGGACGAGTTTCCTGACGCTGCGAAGGCGATTATTTATCGTCACTACGTAGACGATTATTACGACAGCGTAGACACGGAAGCGGACGCAATTAGAATTGCAAAGGAGGTTCAGCATATCCACGATCAGGGCGGATTCCACATCAGGAATTGGGTGTCAAACTCCAATGCGTTTTTGAAGGAAATGGGTGAAAGGAATGCAAGCAGGACGGTATATTTCAACCAGAATAAAGATACGGATTACGAACGTATTTTAGGTATCATGTGGAATCCGAAACAAGATGTATTTTtataagattttatggtcaccgcaacatatttatttcatggacttgttgacttttctcggtgaaaagtcgacaaagtcaacaagtccatgaaataagaTGTATTTTTGTTTGCCACATCGTCTAACGTtggcaggcacgtagccagagggggggctagggggctaaagcccctcccgaaatttttcaaaaatgaatttcaaaaaccggcgatgtttaacaaaatttgttgctcatttggtttgaacaaatctttgagaaaaagttgaagaaggctatttctaaccaccaaaggcaatggtcacgaaattcagtcactttatgcttttgctcgagccagtgcgacgcgaacgataaaaatagtaacttttatattgtgtgtcttgcctaaagcataaaagaaactgttactataattgttgctgtagtaatctgtcgagaagcaagaagtggtgctccagccaaatacggtgattataaaattattgatgattcgcttaggaccgagtattcataatgtggaacatttcctgaaggtgtaaatggaggttggactttcggaagcgagttctacaatgtcaggcatttagcgctcaacaaattagcccagatgaaaccattcatttcgaacaacttaaaacacatggttgaaagtgacaatgctataattaagatcctcctatatatggacgatgagaacatcaatgttccgctacaagatcggatatcgcttactcgcagattaatgtcatatttgggagaaatggaatccattcggaaggataattattgagagcgagaagcaaggaacaaatcagacattcgcaaacataaagtcaaaattgacgaattgacataaagttttgcaaaagtttcacaggaaacggataatttgctgtgatttgaaaacagacaactctaaaagaaagcctcttttgaaaattagatgtaagtgcgatgtgttctcttccatgtgtcggaagcaagtgatgctgaaattattaagctcacttgtgtttatagtttctagttattttggtggtgatatatttacctaattttacgtaaattagaagcattcagaataagtgctaagtaattttctttcgattagtgaacaagttctgagcagtttcgctcagtagattaaattctgggtagttttcattagtagattaaatcattgaaatatatattttacattgtccaaaaacccatgaaatccgaaataataccttcaaatgttcaaatataatatttacttaatctaggtaatcttctcaagttccaacggttttgcaaaattctgaacgtcaatgagctaatgaacttattcttgcattgtagtggaatcagtagttttttgcactcactttacattttgacttttactatagtttcagggatctaggaaaatcagtctacgatatttttaattcgtaagtccaatgatatgaaagtatctaaaaagaatctacttaaataaataaatagatagttattctcagttgcctgataatattgtcgaagatagcgtttaacccattccccacgagagtcaaatgaaaaaacatgtgtttttctcaggattaTAATTACGcatacttcggatgaagtcacagaactagtaatagtaatagcctgatcatgaaaataggagttgaagttcactttgttcggacattctttgcaacgataaacttggatttcacactgatatattcctatccatggagacaaccttgacgttggtttcgttctcctgtttagcaaatgcgtgtaaaatttcgttaggcgggtttttggatatttttgtactcattccaatttagcgtcttctacaccttgtaaacgtgtagtctagaatgcgtagcattttcaatcagccctaaatactttgatctcttgatgaatcttgagagaaatttctaacttataaactaataataatcaaatttaattcgtcgatgcactatagcttttcttgtaacagacaacatatttttagggtttttagtgtctattgtcttagttatggaattgttttcactaagaacatttcataattacattcagtttactgtgactatctcaagtcatcagaatttatacatttatgcaataattttcaagCCCCTCCCTAAACAAAATCTTGGCTACGGGCCTGAACGTTAGACTTCAAGAAGTTGTGCAAAGCCGTTCCCGACCGACTAAAAGGAAAGTACTCAGTTGTGTGATGTCCCTCTTCGACCCGCTAGGGCTTTTGTCGCCATTCACAGTGCTGGGAAGGATGTGGGTACAAGATATTTGGCGAACGGGTTGCCAATGGGACGATCTTATAGACGACGTGTCCTACCAGAAATGGATTCGTTGGTCGCAATTGCTATCGAGCATTGAACGGTTTAAAGTTCCGCGATCCTATTTCGGCGCAGCAAAGGCAAGCGAAATTGAGGATATGCAGCTTCATATCTTCACAGATGCTAGTGAGACAGCTTACGGTTGTGTGGCGTATTTGCGAGCAGTAATCAGAGGTGAAGTTAAGTGCGCTTTGGTGATGAGCCGCTCGAAAGTGGCCCCACTAAAGCAAGTATCGATCCCACGGTTGAAACTTCTAGGTGCAGTTTTAGGAGCGCGTTTAGTACGAACGGTGCACGAAAGTCATAGCTTCCAAATTAACAAACAGTTTATTTGGACCGATTCGCAGACAGTGCTGTCTTGGATCCGGTCCGATCAACGCAGATACAAGCAATTTGTTGGGTTCAGAATTGGAGAGATCCTGAGCCTAACGAAACTCACAGAATGGTTTTGGGTACCAACGAAGTTGAATGTAGCTGATCAGTTAACCAAATGGAGTAAAGACTTCGATCTTCTCTCAGACAGTACATGGGTTAACAGTCCAAGGTTTTTGTACCACGCAGTGGAAGATTGGCCAATGAAGAACTTGCCACCAGCAAATACGACAGAAGAGCTACGGGTCCATCTACTTCTGCAAGACGTAGTTGTACCGGAAAGTTTCATCGACTTCCGTCGATTTTCCAAGTGGACCGTGCTTGTCCGAACCATGGCTACGGTGCATCGATTCGCGACGAATTGTCGGAAAAAGTCCGAGGGATTGCCGATTGAAACGCTGAAAGCAACGCCAAATCAGAGAAAGTTGATGGTCACATGTGCAATTCCATCAAGGCGTGTACCATTACAGCAGGAGGAATATCAGAAAGCAGAACGAGCACTATTGAAGATAGCACAGCTAGATGCTTACAGGGACGAGTTGGCGGTTTTGCTGCGCAACAAGGAGCGGCCAATCAGCGAGTGGCTGACTATCGAAAAATCAAGTGTGCTATACAGGCTGACTCCTCTGATCGAAGAAGATGGGCTGATTCGCATGGAAGGGCGCGCGGCGAATGCGGAGTTCCTCCCCTTTGACTTGCGATTTCCAATCATCGTACCGGATGATCATCCGATTGCGAAGTTGATAGTGCAACACTATCATGAAAGGTTTGGCCACATGTATAGGGAAACAGTTAAGAACGAGTTGAAGCAGCGGTTTCACATACCAAAAGTCAATGTAGTATTACGGAAAGTGTCAACGTCATGTCAATGGTGCAGGGTGCGCCGCAGTCGTCCGCAAGCTCCACGGATGGCACCATTGCCGGTACAAAGGTTGACTCCAAATATTCGACCATTCAGCCATGTTGGAGTCGACTATCTGGGTCCATTCGAGGTAACGGTCGGTCGCAGAAAGGAAAAGCGGTGGGTCGTATTGTTCACCTGTATGGTAGTTAGAGCCGTGCATGTAGAAGTGGCGCATAGTTTGACGACGCAGTCATGCTTGATGGCGATTCGACGGTTTGTGTGTCGTAGAGGACCTCCCAGCGAATTCTTCTCGGAT encodes:
- the LOC131679498 gene encoding uncharacterized protein LOC131679498; the protein is MWVQDIWRTGCQWDDLIDDVSYQKWIRWSQLLSSIERFKVPRSYFGAAKASEIEDMQLHIFTDASETAYGCVAYLRAVIRGEVKCALVMSRSKVAPLKQVSIPRLKLLGAVLGARLVRTVHESHSFQINKQFIWTDSQTVLSWIRSDQRRYKQFVGFRIGEILSLTKLTEWFWVPTKLNVADQLTKWSKDFDLLSDSTWVNSPRFLYHAVEDWPMKNLPPANTTEELRVHLLLQDVVVPESFIDFRRFSKWTVLVRTMATVHRFATNCRKKSEGLPIETLKATPNQRKLMVTCAIPSRRVPLQQEEYQKAERALLKIAQLDAYRDELAVLLRNKERPISEWLTIEKSSVLYRLTPLIEEDGLIRMEGRAANAEFLPFDLRFPIIVPDDHPIAKLIVQHYHERFGHMYRETVKNELKQRFHIPKVNVVLRKVSTSCQWCRVRRSRPQAPRMAPLPVQRLTPNIRPFSHVGVDYLGPFEVTVGRRKEKRWVVLFTCMVVRAVHVEVAHSLTTQSCLMAIRRFVCRRGPPSEFFSDNGTNLRGASKEVISMMQTIGLDCADEFTNARTKWTFNPPATPHMGGVWERLVRLIKDALEALNDGRRVTDEILQTSIIEAEEMVNSRPLIYNSEQSLEADALTPNNFLRGVSPNEPHATPPPVNAAEALRDSYKRSQQIADEMWKRWVKEYVPSVNQRTKWFEESKPLKTGDLVYVVEGANRKSWVRGIVEQPIVSGDGRTRQAWIRTKSGVFKRAAVNLAVLEINGGNAGPESCAGPGLRAGELFGTTTVATLPAIGARNVLHG